From one Culex quinquefasciatus strain JHB chromosome 3, VPISU_Cqui_1.0_pri_paternal, whole genome shotgun sequence genomic stretch:
- the LOC6032820 gene encoding uncharacterized protein LOC6032820, whose translation MFKLIVLILLASPVWSDLTVPATIAGASTGSSGTNGNIVANNDRILGILNQFHTIVENLYYLELPELSNASENFRLVMDSLVEVGSPIFQSLSNVAKISSGDPEKAFNVVRANIKTAVDLNEDHIVLVNQTRLVLGDNTTNYFMDVLNNLTINLSNVSLILDNIQRAAVEIQSLSKKSPAAVNALVPVNDIRDLNVVLRQYIVIGDAAVPEIRSVVNRVRTVDSFLTRISSVVSQQRQLFNASFSRMPSYIESNVLSNFRRSLQGVRTQITDRYGNVLVGVWKLNALNASEIMNMTTNRTVPVVQGIADNVANNIDIIVNQVNQLEVASAGPYEVLNRTEEMLVASTHQISLAMTQRVKNADTCFARYNYEFDKIPRNVYSQLYTCVWDTASDLSQVASNLNYVLRLMVIELNNEFTIVERCTNMVSRNSPDITKNQAVACLESARSYLANRQVPLQQLVDYQRMFQKEVSYSAERYNFCLTTTLHQSYAQSFRLYELINECLNIVPTVTPMRKWYGKLTIGFGK comes from the coding sequence ATGTTCAAGTTAATAGTCTTGATCCTGCTGGCATCTCCTGTCTGGTCGGACCTCACTGTTCCTGCTACAATAGCCGGAGCATCAACGGGAAGCTCCGGTACAAACGGAAACATCGTCGCAAACAATGACAGAATTCTTGGCATCTTGAACCAGTTTCATACAATCGTCGAAAACTTGTACTACCTCGAGCTGCCGGAACTTAGTAATGCTTCTGAAAATTTCCGTCTGGTGATGGACAGCCTGGTCGAAGTCGGAAGTCCCATATTCCAGTCACTGTCCAACGTGGCCAAAATTTCCTCCGGTGATCCAGAAAAGGCTTTTAATGTAGTGCGTGCAAACATCAAGACAGCGGTTGATCTCAATGAAGACCATATAGTTCTTGTGAATCAAACTCGTTTGGTTTTGGGTGATAACACCACCAACTATTTCATGGATGTGCTGAACAACTTGACCATCAACTTGAGTAATGTATCTCTTATACTGGATAACATTCAGCGAGCGGCTGTGGAAATTCAAAGCCTTTCTAAAAAATCTCCAGCTGCGGTAAATGCATTGGTGCCTGTCAACGATATAAGAGATCTGAATGTAGTTCTGAGACAGTACATCGTTATTGGTGATGCCGCGGTTCCCGAAATTCGATCTGTCGTCAATCGTGTTCGTACAGTGGACAGCTTCCTAACCCGTATTAGCTCTGTTGTCAGCCAGCAACGTCAGCTCTTTAATGCCAGCTTCTCGCGAATGCCTTCGTATATAGAAAGTAACGTTTTGAGCAATTTCCGGAGAAGTTTGCAAGGAGTTCGGACCCAAATAACGGACAGATATGGCAACGTATTGGTTGGAGTTTGGAAGTTAAACGCATTGAATGCAAGTGAAATAATGAATATGACTACTAACAGAACAGTTCCTGTGGTTCAAGGAATTGCTGATAACGTTGCAAACAACATTGATATTATTGTAAATCAAGTCAACCAGCTGGAAGTTGCTTCTGCCGGACCGTATGAAGTATTGAACAGAACTGAAGAAATGTTGGTTGCCAGCACCCATCAGATATCATTGGCAATGACACAACGTGTTAAAAATGCAGATACATGTTTTGCTCGTTACAACTACGAGTTTGATAAAATCCCTCGGAATGTGTATAGTCAATTGTACACTTGCGTCTGGGATACGGCTTCCGATCTTTCACAAGTTGCTAGTAATTTGAACTATGTGCTAAGATTAATGGTTATTGAATTGAACAATGAATTTACCATCGTGGAACGTTGCACCAATATGGTATCGAGAAACAGCCCAGATATCACTAAAAATCAAGCAGTTGCATGTTTGGAGTCGGCTCGCTCATATTTGGCCAATCGTCAGGTACCACTTCAACAACTTGTGGACTATCAGCGTATGTTCCAGAAGGAAGTGTCCTACAGTGCCGAGCGTTACAATTTCTGTCTTACCACCACACTGCATCAGTCGTACGCACAATCATTCCGTTTGTATGAATTGATCAACGAATGCTTGAatattgtaccaacagtaacaCCGATGCGCAAATGGTACGGAAAGCTTACAATTGGATTTGGTAAATAA